Genomic segment of Ignavibacteriales bacterium:
AAGAATCGCGTGCACGGAATAACCATTTCATGCTCTGCCCGGCTATGAATATCCACCGCGCACCCATGAATGGGCGTAACTTCGAATACTTAGGTGAAGATCCTTTTCTTGCCGGAAAGATTGCTGTACAGATTATTCAAGGTATACAACAGGAAGGTGTTATGGCAACTGCCAAGCACTATATGGGAAATTTTCAGGAATATAATCGCCACAGAATTTCAACCGACATGGATGAACGGACGATGCGCGAAATCTACCTTCCTGCATTTCAAGCTTCGGTCATAGAGGGGCATACTGCTGCGGTCATGACGTCGTATAACCTTGTAAACGGTATTCATGCATCTCAGCACGATTATTTGATCAACAAAATTCTCAAAGATGAATGGAAGTTTGACGGAATTGTTATGTCGGACTGGACCTCGGTGTATGACGGCGTTGCTGCTGCGAACGGTGGACTCGATCTGGAAATGCCTTCGGGAAAATGGATGTGCCGTGATACACTTCTTCCTGCCTTGAAAGATGGAAGATTGTCGGAAAAAACTATTGATGATAAAATCCGGCGCATTCTCCGGGAATATGAACGATTCGGTTATTTTGAAAATCCGGATATTAGCAAAGGATTTGTACTAGATTCTAACGACGTGCGTGCGACATCGCTCGATGATGCGCGAGGTGGTATTGTGTTATTGAAGAATGAAAAAAACATTCTTCCGTTGCAGTCAAATTCTATAAAACGAATTGCGCTCATCGGTCCGAATGGTGATCCTGCCGTCACCGGAGGCGGGGGAAGCGCGCTTGTCCAACCGCTCCATCCCCTTTCACTCTATGAAGCATTACAGCGTATTGCACCGAAAGACATAAGCGTCACTTTCGAATCCGGAATCTACGAAACAGATCTTCCTCCTGTAGAATTTTATGCTCAAAGTAAATTCTATTCCATGACCGATGGAAAGAAAATCCCGGGCTTGAATATAGAATACTTTGCTAAACGCTGGCCGGAAGGGAAGCCGGATCAGAAACAGCATGTTGATAACAGCAATCTCGTATTCAACAATATTCCAGACGGCATTTCAAAGGATAACTTTTCAGCTCAATGTTCTGGACTTCTTCAAGTGGAGGAATCAGGAAAGTATCGCTTTGTTGTATCATCAGATGTTGGTTTTAGACTCTTTGTCAATGATTCAGTTATTGTAGGCTCATGGAGCAATGTCAAAGAAGCGGTGCATTCTGCAACCGTCCAATTAGAGGCGGGAAAGGAAAATAAAATCTCTTTGCATACATGGCAACGTCATGCCAATGGTATTGTCCGGCTGGGATATGAAACCGAGAAATCAGCAAAACAAAAAACTGCAGAAAGATATCGGCAAGCGTACAAGCTTGCTGAACAAAGTGATCTCGTTATTCTCTCCGTTGGATTTAATAATGAAACTGAGAGGGAAAATGCAGACAGGACATTTGCCCTGCCGATGCAGCAGCAGGAGTTAATTCAGGAAGTAATGAAAGCGAAAAAAGATATTATAGTCGTTCTGAACGCCGGCGGGAATGTCGATATGAACCAATGGCTTCTGCAAACGAAAGCGCTCATCCATGCTTGGTATCCAGGACAGGAAGGAAACCTTGCCGTTGCCGAAATTCTTTTTGGAAAAACCAATCCATCCGGAAAACTTCCGGTAAGTTTTGAGAAACGCTGGGAAGATAATGCGACGTACAATAGTTATTACGATGACGATGGTGATAAGCATGTAAAATTCACTGAAGGAGTTTTTCTCGGATATAGGCATTTCGATAAAGACAACATCGATCCGCAATTTCCTTTCGGGTTCGGACTTTCGTACACCACGTTCGAATACAGCAATCTGATTGCAAATAAAGATCAGTACAAAATAACCGATCCTGTGGAGATCACACTCACGGTAAAAAACACAGGAAAGGTTGATGGTGCAGAGGTTGTAGAACTTTATGTAAATGATCCTGTCGCTTCCTTGCCGAGGCCTCCAAAAGAACTCAAGGCGTTTTCAAAAGTTCAGCTTAAAGCTGGAGAAAGCAAGGAAGTAAAATTCACGTTGAATGAAAATGCGTTTCACTTCTATAACCCAGATAAGAAACAATGGGTCATAGAGCCCGGCGAGTTTAATATTCTCATTGGCAGTTCCTCAAAAGATATCCGAGTAAAAAAGAATATTATAATTCTTGAATAGCAGTCTTCTATAGTTTTTCTCATTAAAAAAGCCTCAGCGAATGTCTGAGGCTTTTTGTTTATTCTTGAAAATGTTTTACAATCAATAACGATCAAATTCTTGAATATATAATCGTTCTTGAGAGCAATTTGAATTACAACGCACAATGACGTAACTTACTATCCATTTTAACGAGCGAAGATCAGTAGACAAAACATGAACATATTTAATTATAAAGCATGAAGTCCATGTTGATAGAGATGCAATAATTCTATGTCATTTCCACTATTACTTGTTATCGTCGGACCAACAGCATCGGGAAAAACTGCGCTCTCGATTCTTCTCGCTGAAAAGTTGGGTGGAGAAATCATCTCAGCGGACTCACGGCAAATCTATCGGTATCTTGATATTGGTACAGCGAAGCCGACATCCGAAGAACTTCAACGTGTTGGTCACCAATTCATAAATATTCTTAATCCAGATCAATATTACAACGCCGGAGAATATGGCCAACAAGCCCGTGCGAAGATTGAAGAACTTTTGAAGCAAAACAAACAGCCGATTCTTGTCGGTGGTTCCGGTTTGTATGTTCGTGCCGTCATCGATGGATTCTTTGAAGGACCTGGTAAAAATTCGGATATACGCGAACAGCTTGAAACTGAAGTACACGCGCTTGGGCCTGAGAAATTATTTGAACGTTTGAAAAAGATCGATCCAGTTTCCGCGGGAAAGATGGATGCAACGAAAGTGCGGCGAGTTATTCGCGCCTTGGAAGTGTATTA
This window contains:
- a CDS encoding glycoside hydrolase family 3 C-terminal domain-containing protein, with the translated sequence MKISIFLFVPFTFLFALPLAGQPASSDKKIEDLIGKMTLEEKIDFIGGYQDFHIRSVPRLGIPQTNMADGPVGVRNYGPSTAYPATINLTASWDTMLARRVGDAIGKESRARNNHFMLCPAMNIHRAPMNGRNFEYLGEDPFLAGKIAVQIIQGIQQEGVMATAKHYMGNFQEYNRHRISTDMDERTMREIYLPAFQASVIEGHTAAVMTSYNLVNGIHASQHDYLINKILKDEWKFDGIVMSDWTSVYDGVAAANGGLDLEMPSGKWMCRDTLLPALKDGRLSEKTIDDKIRRILREYERFGYFENPDISKGFVLDSNDVRATSLDDARGGIVLLKNEKNILPLQSNSIKRIALIGPNGDPAVTGGGGSALVQPLHPLSLYEALQRIAPKDISVTFESGIYETDLPPVEFYAQSKFYSMTDGKKIPGLNIEYFAKRWPEGKPDQKQHVDNSNLVFNNIPDGISKDNFSAQCSGLLQVEESGKYRFVVSSDVGFRLFVNDSVIVGSWSNVKEAVHSATVQLEAGKENKISLHTWQRHANGIVRLGYETEKSAKQKTAERYRQAYKLAEQSDLVILSVGFNNETERENADRTFALPMQQQELIQEVMKAKKDIIVVLNAGGNVDMNQWLLQTKALIHAWYPGQEGNLAVAEILFGKTNPSGKLPVSFEKRWEDNATYNSYYDDDGDKHVKFTEGVFLGYRHFDKDNIDPQFPFGFGLSYTTFEYSNLIANKDQYKITDPVEITLTVKNTGKVDGAEVVELYVNDPVASLPRPPKELKAFSKVQLKAGESKEVKFTLNENAFHFYNPDKKQWVIEPGEFNILIGSSSKDIRVKKNIIILE
- the miaA gene encoding tRNA (adenosine(37)-N6)-dimethylallyltransferase MiaA — translated: MSFPLLLVIVGPTASGKTALSILLAEKLGGEIISADSRQIYRYLDIGTAKPTSEELQRVGHQFINILNPDQYYNAGEYGQQARAKIEELLKQNKQPILVGGSGLYVRAVIDGFFEGPGKNSDIREQLETEVHALGPEKLFERLKKIDPVSAGKMDATKVRRVIRALEVYYTTGKPISDLHSIQEAKNSFEAVQFGLQWERKALYHRIERRVDEMIENGLIEEVRGLLEKGYSRGANALNTVGYKEVFDFFEGKITKEEMTRLIKQNTRHFAKRQLTWFRADKRIQWIPLNDETNWNVIAEHIQKDFQSAHQDPSSPN